A genomic region of Rhipicephalus sanguineus isolate Rsan-2018 chromosome 3, BIME_Rsan_1.4, whole genome shotgun sequence contains the following coding sequences:
- the LOC119387036 gene encoding gamma-tubulin complex component 4 — protein MLHELIFALNGYPGSIFVEKGGTFSVTKGLPFMHPSETLILDKLCALGYHVKYLRTFVSTYHGLIANGNQEDGKPVRRGFYLHAVCSGLQKVLCQYSEELLVLEKEVLEGHEISLMRFQEALEKYHLLFLKLRDLVAEIESSQVHGCSILQSLHRSSTTALPVAKKSMSLLLRAGYGVLCQQISSWVLYGILHDPHEEFFVEELGSGPSQTERNTSSSCLEAPLVSMQDFCLKSTLLPDQLSQSFASKVLFAGSAVRVFGQSMERPIYEAEQEAEFLDRLQKISESEEIDLFQLEAFVEDVRSAAAAHLWRLFVEEGCLPSQLRLLRDAFLLGRGELFLHFSQVAEHILCKVREPTTEQNVNVIFQQACSLLQSEDENLAEQFRITIGPTVSQDSSQPVFACWETIGLNYKVKPPLHVFFTPPIMSKYNRLFRLLFGLQRAQTFLQECWVLQCKVARVGHLHKSDLMRRMMQLRAEMAHLLDSIQYYLQVDVIEIQLGHLLTQVTQTRDFEAIQHVHNAYLASLLKDSMIMLQPVHNCFRSLFVLSKSLHGIFPVSAEEQLSQRQFSEFEKIEHDFRSNKLLLIKVLSSLHNKLSETQPSQLLVRLDPGCVTALATS, from the exons ATGCTTCACGAACTGATTTTTGCTTTGAATGGATACCCGGGAAGCATATTTGTGGAAAAAGGAGGCACTTTTTCG GTCACCAAAGGACTTCCGTTTATGCACCCATCCGAAACGCTGATTCTGGATAAGCTCTGTGCTTTAGGATACCATGTCAAGTACCTACGAACCTTCGTGTCAACTTACCACGGCCTCATCGCAAACG GCAATCAGGAAGATGGGAAGCCAGTTAGACGTGGCTTCTATCTGCATGCAGTCTGCTCGGGACTGCAAAAAGTCCTGTGCCAGTACTCGGAAGAACTGCTTGTTCTTGAAAAAGAAGTTCTTGAGGGACACGAGATCTCCCTGATGCGGTTTCAAGAGGCCCTCGAAAAG TACCACCTGCTTTTTCTGAAGCTGCGTGACCTCGTTGCCGAGATTGAATCCAGTCAAGTGCATGGTTGCAGTATCCTGCAGTCCCTACATAGAAGCTCTACCACAGCGCTCCCTGTTGCCAAGAAAAGCATGTCGCT GCTCTTGAGGGCTGGCTATGGAGTGCTGTGCCAACAGATTTCTTCTTGGGTGTTGTACGGCATTCTGCACGACCCACACGAAGAATTTTTTGTGGAGGAGTTGGGCAGTGGCCCGTCCCAGACGGAGCgcaacaccagcagcagctgTTTAGAG GCCCCTTTAGTGTCAATGCAAGATTTTTGCTTGAAATCCACTCTGCTGCCTGACCAACTGTCACAGTCTTTCGCCAGCAAAGTGCTTTTTGCTGGCTCGGCCGTGCGAGTTTTTGGGCAGTCTATGG AGCGGCCAATCTATGAAGCGGAGCAAGAGGCAGAGTTCTTGGACCGCCTGCAGAAAATCAGCGAATCCGAAGAGATTGACTTGTTCCAGCTGGAAGCCTTTGTCGAAGATGTTCGCTCAGCTGCAGCTGCG CACTTGTGGCGGCTGTTTGTGGAGGAGGGCTGCCTGCCATCCCAGCTGCGGCTTCTGAGGGACGCCTTTCTATTGGGCCGAGGCGAGCTCTTCTTGCACTTCTCTCAGGTGGCGGAACACATCCTGTGCAAAGTGCGTGAACCCACTACTGAACAGA aCGTAAACGTGATATTTCAGCAAGCCTGCAGTCTTCTCCAGTCAGAAGATGAGAACCTTGCCGAGCAGTTCCGCATCACAATTGGTCCTACTGTGT CACAGGACAGCAGTCAGCCGGTCTTTGCTTGCTGGGAGACAATAGGCTTGAACTACAAGGTCAAGCCACCTCTACATGTGTTCTTCACTCCGCCTATCATGTCAAA GTACAACCGGCTGTTTCGGCTGCTGTTTGGCTTGCAGCGCGCTCAGACCTTCCTCCAGGAGTGCTGGGTGCTCCAGTGTAAGGTGGCACGTGTAGGGCACCTACACAAATCAGACCTGATGCGGCGCATGATGCAGTTGCGTGCAGAGATGGCACACCTTCTGGACAGCATCCAGTACTACCTCCAG GTCGATGTGATAGAAATTCAGTTGGGTCATCTTCTTACACAAGTGACGCAGACTCGGGATTTTGAAGCCATCCAGCATGTGCACAATGCCTACCTTGCTTCCCTTCTCAAAGACAGCATGATAATGTTGCAACCC GTGCATAACTGTTTTAGGTCACTCTTTGTGCTGAGCAAGTCATTACATGGCATCTTTCCTGTCAGTGCCGAGGAACAACTTTCGCAGAGGCAGTTCTCGGAATTTGAGAAAATCGAACAC